The following proteins are encoded in a genomic region of Primulina huaijiensis isolate GDHJ02 chromosome 3, ASM1229523v2, whole genome shotgun sequence:
- the LOC140973513 gene encoding PWWP domain-containing protein 1-like, translating to MTSELDSSSDRKDAGVEEVRGIGGRNDTGGRLGPRSVFSTEVATRVSLADSNKKSNARNEDRVSEVKNEEETSVGFEIVEVLENHPSSSISEISRRTDLQDVKSENKKLRGVVEDYGSMLSDFDESAVTDNGGAVGYGYDVGDMVWGKVKSHPWWPGHIYNENYASVPVRKSKREGHVLVAFFGDSSYGWFLPAELVPFEQNFAEKSRQTNLRSFLTSVEDAIDELSRRRSLGLACRCRNKFNFGPSASKGDYLVDIGVGDEPGVYSSIQINKARDSFHPREMLSFMQQMAVKPRNHHLTIEFIRNKATVLACRKSLFEEFDETYAQAFGTTPERPQRPTAPMTLDPSKVPLSGRLVVAEGLCKQNNYVKPKTVKDQMEKDKYQFKRRDEPFSKKPKKIFVGQAGTTSNHLLVDGSGVSERVVYSGIGDNMHQNYESESADGRHQAIKYSMSMVSGIKPSEGSEKLFHSATKKAEIRKQPLANLGSEHADLVEKKKKIKEEISTIASAGFVQLPVAFSDTGVMVEKVSGTPALHVPTVDNSCQLDYPKDSVVGSTSFRVETQLDSENIELLILLKDLCALALNPFHGMDMSCPDNILSIFLKFRSLVYQKSLVLAPTESDEASEARASKLLSTANVFVGPVDGTNGMSVKPVKSSVGPGDSTKSGIKRGPLDRPEVIKKKIKIGDSQDLKKKKFSDFEQVKRTKVHDSEIVKKKKMVGDLEDKTKTKKINEWGDIKKMKKSEDGKLFAVEKRPLQRPAESQRTEAKEVAAKNLPPTLKAAKLESCKKKEQSGRVPNPTMLVMKFPSGAGLPSGAQLRVRLARFGPMDHSATRVFWKSYTCRLVYRFKADAEAALKFVNASGNLFGSTNVRCYLRDLLAEAAEAESAKIQREDPSIVGTSQSRDPSLEQRTAASGQVTLQSGQLKSCLKKPLSDEGGNGGRSSRVKFVLDGEENSNNTQLYSWNKNVDNIACFPDATSSSSYSVDVNSKNLSKSIVPPPTAFHILPPINTEQAPARQYPPLTLPHFNEDISQEMLNLLNKCSDVVSNLTQVLGHVPYHAL from the exons ATGACGTCTGAACTCGATTCATCGTCGGACAGAAAGGATGCTGGAGTTGAAGAAGTCCGCGGCATTGGGGGCAGAAATGATACCGGCGGTAGATTGGGTCCCCGTTCAGTGTTTTCCACTGAAGTAGCGACTAGGGTTTCGCTCGCGGACTCGAATAAGAAATCTAACGCGAGGAATGAAGATAGGGTTTCGGAGGTGAAAAATGAGGAGGAAACTAGCGTAGGTTTTGAGATTGTCGAAGTTCTGGAGAATCATCCCAGTTCTTCTATTTCGGAAATTAGCAGAAGAACCGATTTACAGGATGTTAAATCGGAAAACAAGAAACTTAGAGGTGTTGTAGAGGATTATGGTTCTATGTTGTCGGATTTCGACGAGTCTGCAGTTACGGATAATGGTGGGGCTGTTGGATATGGGTACGATGTTGGTGATATGGTGTGGGGGAAAGTTAAATCGCATCCCTGGTGGCCCGGACACATATATAATGAGAATTATGCATCAGTTCCTGTTCGGAAAAGCAAGCGCGAGGGTCATGTGTTGGTAGCATTTTTTGGGGATAGTAGCTACGGCTGGTTCCTCCCCGCCGAGTTAGTTCCTTTTGAGCAGAACTTTGCTGAGAAGTCCCGCCAAACTAATTTGCGGTCATTCTTAACCTCTGTGGAAGACGCAATTGATGAGTTATCAAGAAGACGGAGTTTGGGTTTAGCCTGCAGATGtagaaataaattcaattttggGCCCTCTGCTTCTAAAGGTGACTATTTAGTGGACATCGGGGTGGGGGATGAGCCTGGGGTTTATTCTTCAATTCAGATTAATAAAGCAAGAGATAGTTTCCACCCAAGGGAGATGCTTTCTTTCATGCAACAGATGGCCGTGAAGCCAAGGAACCATCATTTAACCATTGAATTTATCAGGAACAAGGCCACAGTTTTGGCATGTAGAAAATCACTGTTTGAGGAGTTTGACGAGACATATGCGCAGGCCTTTGGAACTACACCAGAGCGCCCTCAGCGGCCTACCGCGCCAATGACTTTGGATCCATCTAAAG TTCCTCTGAGTGGTCGGCTGGTGGTTGCTGAAGGTCTGTGTAAGCAGAATAATTATGTAAAACCTAAAACAGTGAAAGATCAAATGGAGAAGGACAAATATCAATTCAAACGCCGAGATGAACCTTTCTCCAAGAAGCCCAAGAAAATATTTGTCGGCCAAGCAGGCACTACCAGTAATCATCTTTTGGTTGATGGTTCTGGGGTTTCTGAGAGAGTAGTATATTCTGGCATAGGAGACAACATGCACCAAAATTATGAGTCTGAATCTGCAGATGGTCGGCATCAAGCTATCAAATATTCAATGTCCATGGTAAGTGGCATAAAACCTTCAGAAGGTTCTGAGAAACTTTTCCATTCTGCAACAAAAAAAGCTGAGATACGCAAGCAACCCTTGGCAAATCTAGGCTCTGAGCATGCAGACCTGGttgagaagaagaaaaagattaaggaagaAATAAGCACTATAGCCAGTGCTGGCTTTGTGCAGTTACCTGTTGCCTTTAGTGATACTGGTGTCATGGTTGAGAAAGTTTCAGGAACACCCGCACTACATGTTCCAACTGTTGATAATAGTTGCCAGCTTGACTATCCTAAGGATAGTGTTGTAGGCTCAACCTCATTTCGAGTGGAAACACAGCTGGACTCTGAGAATATAGAGCTACTAATTCTACTGAAAGATCTTTGCGCTCTCGCTCTCAATCCCTTCCATGGCATGGACATGAGTTGCCCAGACAATATCCTTTCAATTTTCCTAAAATTCCGGTCTCTTGTGTATCAGAAGAGCTTGGTTTTGGCGCCAACTGAGAGTGATGAAGCAAGTGAAGCTCGCGCCAGTAAATTGTTATCCACGGCTAATGTTTTTGTTGGCCCTGTTGATGGGACCAATGGCATGAGTGTGAAACCTGTGAAATCTTCAGTCGGGCCTGGCGATTCAACCAAAAGTGGGATAAAGCGTGGTCCATTGGATCGTCCAGAGGtcatcaagaaaaaaataaagattggtGACTCACAAGACCTTAAGAAAAAGAAGTTCAGTGACTTTGAGCAAGTTAAGAGGACGAAGGTCCATGACTCTGAAATAGTTAAGAAAAAGAAGATGGTAGGTGACTTGGAAGATAAAACTAAGACAAAGAAGATCAATGAATGGGGAGAtattaagaaaatgaagaaGTCCGAGGATGGGAAATTATTTGCCGTAGAAAAGAGGCCATTACAAAGGCCTGCTGAGTCCCAGAGAACGGAAGCGAAAGAAGTCGCTGCCAAAAATTTGCCTCCAACGCTAAAAGCAGCAAAACTAGAATCATGCAAGAAAAAAGAGCAGTCTGGAAGAGTTCCGAATCCGACTATGCTAGTCATGAAGTTTCCATCAGGTGCAGGGCTTCCGTCTGGTGCACAGCTGAGGGTAAGATTAGCTCGTTTTGGGCCAATGGATCACTCTGCCACTAGGGTCTTCTGGAAATCTTATACATGCCGTCTTGTCTATCGATTCAAGGCTGACGCAGAAGCTGCTTTGAAGTTTGTCAATGCAAGTGGCAACTTATTTGGAAGCACAAATGTCAGATGCTACCTCAGGGACTTGTTGGCGGAGGCAGCAGAAGCAGAATCAGCAAAGATTCAGAGGGAAGACCCGTCGATAGTCGGCACCTCACAATCTCGAGATCCTTCTCTCGAGCAGAGGACAGCCGCCTCTGGGCAGGTTACTCTGCAATCTGGGCAGCTCAAGTCCTGCCTCAAGAAGCCCTTGAGCGACGAAGGTGGAAATGGTGGCAGGAGCTCGCGTGTTAAATTTGTCTTGGATGGTGAGGAAAACAGTAACAACACGCAACTTTATAGCTGGAATAAGAACGTCGACAACATTGCATGTTTTCCCGATGCCACTTCATCTTCTTCGTATTCAGTGGATGTTAATAGTAAGAATTTATCGAAGTCTATTGTTCCTCCACCTACTGCGTTTCATATATTACCACCTATTAATACCGAACAAGCACCGGCTAGACAGTATCCCCCCCTCACTCTACCACATTTTAACGAAGACATTTCGCAAGAGATGCTTAATCTACTAAACAAATGTAGCGACGTAGTTAGCAATTTGACACAAGTTTTAGGCCATGTGCCTTACCATGCTCTTTAG